In a genomic window of Ptiloglossa arizonensis isolate GNS036 chromosome 12, iyPtiAriz1_principal, whole genome shotgun sequence:
- the Kermit gene encoding PDZ domain-containing protein GIPC-like protein kermit, which translates to MPLFKARVVQRSPTLEKVSNGSTHYGNNHCHQNGNENDQGAVDTDNGTRGQKNNAATHNQTQDQQRRPSKISRPPLVFHCQLAHGSPTGLISGFSNVRELYQKIAECYDLPVDEILFCTLNTHKIEMTELLGSQIGVGDFIFAHKKGRPKEIELVKTGDALGLTITDNGAGYAFIKRIKEGSVIDRIKVIEVGDHIEKINSTSLIGKRHFEVAKMLKDIPKGSTFTLRLVEPLKNGFGNIGPRGDLKRGKKSGYGSGKETLRFKADGSAQIIETVDDAATIGIEKINVILESFMGIYDTELATQIWELSEGKGNSIDFAEAIDNSDLEAFGFTDDFVIELWGAITDARAGRHR; encoded by the exons ATGCCGCTGTTCAAGGCGCGTGTCGTCCAAAGATCGCCCACGTTGGAAAAGGTTTCGAATGGTAGCACGCACTACGGGAACAACCATTGTCATCAAAATGGTAACGAAAATGACCAGGGAGCCGTGGATACCGACAATGGCACGCGTGGTCAAAAGAACAATGCCGCTACTCACAATCAAACGCAAGATCAACAACGACGTCCGTCCAAAATTTCGAGGCCGCCTTTGGTGTTTCATTGTCAATTGGCGCACGGGAGCCCCACAGGCTTGATATCGGGTTTCAGCAACGTGCGAGAACTTTACCAAAAAATAGCGGAATGCTACGATTTGCCGGTAGACGAA ataCTTTTCTGCACTTTAAATACACACAAAATTGAGATGACTGAATTGTTGGGCAGTCAAATCGGGGTTGGTGATTTTATATTTGCGCATAAGAAAG GTCGCCCTAAAGAAATCGAGTTGGTAAAGACCGGCGATGCTCTAGGATTAACGATAACCGATAATGGGGCAGGGTACGCcttcataaaacgtataaaagaAGGATCCGTGATCGATAGGATAAAGGTGATCGAAGTTGGGGATCATATAGAGAAAATCAACTCAACCAGCTTGATCGGTAAACGACACTTCGAGGTGGCGAAAATGCTGAAGGACATTCCGAAAGGTTCCACGTTTACGTTACGGCTGGTCGAACCATTGAAAAATGGTTTTGGAAACATTGGTCCACGGGGAGATCTGAAGAGAGGAAAGAAATCGGGTTACGGTTCCGGAAAAGAGACACTAAGGTTTAAAGCCGACGGAAGCGCGCAAATTATAGAGACG GTGGACGATGCTGCCACGATAGGTATTGAAAAGATCAACGTGATTCTAGAGAGCTTCATGGGTATTTATGATACAGAACTAg CTACACAAATTTGGGAGCTTTCAGAGGGTAAGGGCAACAGCATTGATTTCGCAGAGGCAATAGACAATTCAGACTTAGAGGCTTTTGGGTTCACCGATGACTTTGTCATTGAACTATGGGGTGCTATTACAGATGCTAGAGCTGGACGACATCGATGA
- the LOC143153425 gene encoding nonsense-mediated mRNA decay factor SMG9, which yields MNVQKMIPITPKESEVRDNDGRGTIKVIDRPTFILKTREGESRAVSPSQRNGSNKKDADSSYNVSSKIPDTTRTILSTCLEMTSSVKFMDENMQLCENPLEFLYDQQDFLVVGCLGAQGVGKSTIMSFLTSNYAPNIFPTQDMSHHESGANSTSGIDFFVTKNRVIYLDTQPILSGSTIDYSASYDQKKPTTDFANMETNLELQSLQFAAFLFSVCHVIIFVQDWFVDLNLVRFLQTAEMLKPSSTSNMDQDYVEYYPHIVFLHNKAELQEFTPNTIEKIKEFYSKVFSSSRLQIHSGLDMSNHSMDAGLNLFFIPQIVNEEPTMRQNEKKLIEKLRTKIHGVNRNQMTPSTLTEKNWYHYVSRVMEAIKKSHLSSEYGRLMP from the exons ATGAATGTACAAAAAATGATACCGATCACACCTAAAGAATCTGAGGTAAGGGACAACGATGGTAGAGGTACGATCAAAGTTATAGATCGTCCGACGTTTATATTAAAAACTAGGGAAGGTGAGAGTAGGGCTGTTTCACCTAGTCAACGTAATGGCAGTAACaa GAAAGATGCTGACTCATCGTACAATGTTTCGTCAAAAATTCCAGACA CCACTCGTACCATATTGTCAACATGTCTTGAAATGACTAGCAGTGTCAAATTTATGGATGAAAACATGCAACTTTGTGAAAATCCTCTTGAATTCTTATACGACCAACAAGACTTCTTGGTAGTGGGATGTTTAGGAGCTCAAGGTGTTGGAAAATCAACTATAATgtcttttttaacttcaaattatgc ACCAAATATATTTCCTACTCAAGATATGTCGCATCATGAAAGTGGTGCAAATTCTACGTCTGGTATTGATTTTTTTGTAACAAAAAATCGAGTAATATATTTAGATACTCAACCTATACTTTCTGGATCAACAATAGATTATTCTGCCTCTTATGATCAAAAGAAACCCACAACAGACTTTGCAAATATGGAAACAAATTTGGAGTTGCAATCCTTACAGTTTGCAGCATTTTTGTTTTCAGTATGCCATGTCATTATTTTTGTACAAGACTGGTTTGTCGATCTAAATTTAGTTAG GTTTTTACAAACTGCAGAAATGTTAAAACCATCCTCAACGAGTAATATGGATCAAGACTATGTTGAATATTACCCACATATTGTGTTTCTGCATAATAAAGCTGAACTACAAGAATTCACTCCAAACACTATAGAAAAAATTAag GAATTTTATAGTAAAGTATTTTCCAGCTCTAGATTGCAAATACACAGTGGTTTGGATATGAGTAATCATTCAATGGATGCtggattaaatttattttttataccgcAAATTGTAAATGAAG AACCTACAATGCGTCAAAACGAGAAGAAACTAATAGAGAAActaagaacaaaaatacacggaGTAAATAGGAATCAAATGACGCCGAGTACTTTAACAGAAAAAAACTG GTACCACTACGTTTCAAGAGTGATGGAGGCAATTAAAAAGAGTCATCTATCCTCTGAATATGGAAGATTAATGCCATAA
- the Nc2beta gene encoding negative cofactor 2beta: MASAAISPTEDDELTLPRASINKMIKEILPHVRVANESRELILNCCTEFIHLLSSEANEICNQQQKKTINAEHVLQALEKLGFGDYSAEAEAVLRDCKAVAAKRRRQSTRLENLGIPEEELLRQQQELFAKAREEQAVAEQQQWQQLQAVAQMASMQQADSEQEDYS, encoded by the coding sequence ATGGCCTCGGCTGCTATATCACCAACCGAAGATGATGAATTGACCTTACCTCGTGCATCGATTAATAAAATGATCAAGGAGATTTTGCCACACGTACGTGTGGCAAATGAGTCTCGAGAGTTGATATTAAATTGTTGCACGGAATTCATTCATTTACTTTCCTCTGAAGCAAATGAAATTTGTAATCAGCagcaaaaaaaaacaataaatgcGGAACATGTCCTTCAAGCGCTCGAAAAGCTTGGATTCGGAGATTACAGTGCAGAGGCGGAAGCAGTTTTACGAGATTGCAAGGCCGTTGCGGCTAAACGAAGACGTCAAAGTACTAGACTAGAAAACTTGGGAATTCCAGAAGAGGAACTTTTAAGACAGCAACAAGAATTGTTTGCAAAAGCAAGAGAAGAACAGGCAGTAGCCGAACAACAGCAGTGGCAACAATTACAAGCAGTCGCGCAAATGGCTTCAATGCAACAAGCTGATAGTGAGCAAGAAGATTATTCGTAA